Proteins from one Streptococcus mitis B6 genomic window:
- a CDS encoding SPJ_0845 family protein: protein MAVKFTKRDDLDKMFEEFAKLPDLKQVTFPDDKEKKAKAEKKN, encoded by the coding sequence ATGGCTGTAAAATTTACAAAACGAGACGACTTGGACAAGATGTTTGAAGAGTTTGCGAAACTCCCTGATTTGAAACAAGTCACTTTCCCTGATGACAAAGAGAAGAAAGCCAAAGCAGAAAAGAAAAACTAG
- a CDS encoding ABC transporter ATP-binding protein, with protein sequence MTLLDVKHVQKIYKTRFQGNQVEALKDIHFTVEKGDYVAIMGESGSGKSTLLNILAMLDKPTRGQVYLNGTDTATIKNSQASSFRREKLGFVFQDFNLLDTLSVKDNILLPLVLSRRPITEMMKKLVVTAENLGINQLQEKYPYEISGGQKQRVAVARAIITEPEILLADEPTGALDSKSSAALLDVFDEINERGQTILMVTHSTAAASRAKRVLFIKDGILYNQIYRGEKTERQMFQEISDTLTVMASEVN encoded by the coding sequence ATGACACTTTTAGATGTAAAACACGTTCAAAAAATTTATAAAACTCGTTTTCAGGGCAACCAAGTAGAGGCCCTCAAGGATATTCACTTTACCGTTGAAAAAGGTGACTACGTTGCCATCATGGGTGAGTCTGGTTCTGGTAAATCAACTCTTCTCAATATTCTAGCTATGCTGGATAAACCAACTCGTGGTCAGGTTTACTTGAATGGAACTGACACAGCAACCATTAAAAATTCACAGGCTTCTAGCTTCCGTCGTGAAAAATTGGGCTTTGTCTTCCAAGACTTTAACTTGCTAGATACTCTGTCTGTTAAGGACAATATCTTGCTTCCCCTTGTCTTGTCAAGAAGACCCATTACGGAGATGATGAAGAAATTGGTGGTGACAGCTGAGAATCTAGGCATCAACCAATTGCAAGAGAAGTACCCTTACGAGATTTCTGGTGGTCAGAAACAGCGTGTGGCAGTAGCTCGTGCCATCATCACAGAACCTGAAATTCTCCTTGCGGACGAGCCAACAGGAGCCCTTGATTCCAAGTCCTCTGCAGCCTTACTTGATGTCTTTGATGAAATCAATGAGCGTGGCCAAACTATTCTTATGGTAACCCACTCAACGGCAGCAGCTAGCAGGGCCAAACGTGTACTCTTTATCAAAGACGGCATTCTTTACAATCAAATCTACCGTGGAGAGAAGACAGAGCGTCAGATGTTCCAAGAAATCTCTGATACCTTGACTGTCATGGCAAGCGAGGTGAATTAG
- a CDS encoding helix-turn-helix domain-containing protein, which translates to MTKKQKHLTLEDRIDIQTGISQQETFRSIAEKMGKDPSTISKEIKRNRIMHPTSVKSDCTDCPLLKKAPYVCNNCPKKRTDCGFNRYLYYAKKAQEQYETMLRESRQGIPLNKESFYQMDTVIGRPGGKLLLTFNVSFCNFLFALLLNNKTALEVATKFAALKERVMDGGCAFHQLFPVILTDNGSEFAYVEELERDIDGKSHLYFCDPSRPDQKGRIEKNHTVLRAILPKGTSFDQLTQKDVNLVISHVNSLKREEFQGKSAYDIFTFTFGEDIAALLGCQFVKPEDTHLSPDLLK; encoded by the coding sequence ATGACGAAAAAACAAAAACATCTCACTCTAGAAGACCGTATTGACATCCAAACTGGAATCAGCCAACAGGAGACTTTCCGTTCCATCGCTGAGAAGATGGGGAAAGACCCGTCAACGATTTCAAAGGAAATCAAGCGCAATCGCATCATGCATCCAACATCCGTCAAATCTGATTGCACGGATTGCCCTCTTCTCAAAAAAGCTCCTTATGTCTGTAACAACTGTCCAAAAAAGAGGACGGATTGTGGGTTTAACCGCTATCTTTACTACGCGAAAAAGGCACAGGAGCAGTACGAGACTATGTTGAGGGAATCCAGACAGGGAATTCCCCTAAACAAGGAAAGTTTTTATCAGATGGACACGGTCATCGGCAGACCTGGTGGAAAGCTGCTGCTCACCTTCAACGTTTCCTTCTGCAACTTCCTCTTCGCCCTGCTTTTGAACAACAAGACCGCTCTGGAGGTCGCCACTAAATTCGCAGCTTTGAAAGAAAGAGTCATGGACGGAGGGTGTGCGTTCCATCAGCTGTTCCCTGTCATTCTCACAGACAACGGATCTGAGTTCGCCTATGTGGAGGAGCTTGAGCGAGACATTGATGGGAAGTCTCACCTCTACTTCTGCGACCCTAGCCGTCCTGACCAGAAGGGGCGGATTGAGAAGAACCATACGGTTTTGCGAGCCATTCTTCCCAAGGGCACTTCCTTTGACCAGCTGACTCAGAAAGACGTCAATCTAGTCATTTCCCATGTCAATTCCTTGAAACGAGAAGAGTTTCAAGGAAAATCTGCTTACGACATCTTCACCTTCACCTTTGGCGAGGACATCGCTGCTCTTCTGGGTTGCCAATTTGTCAAACCAGAAGACACACACCTATCACCTGATTTATTGAAATAA
- a CDS encoding response regulator transcription factor: MARILVIEDNSDIQDILRTLLTEEHEVIQAFSGTEGIMRFDQGGIDLVLLDIMLPGKNGDQVLKAIREQSQIPVIMLTALSDKKLISQYLLDGANDYIVKPFDLDEVFARVTVQLRQSVEKQPMEIEKTENLPQNLKNIQFDAESFEIKNSQETIRLAKKECLILQTLLKYPKKIFTKEELYELVWEDSYLPGDNTLNTHLSNLRKKLNQLDPNQEYIETIWGVGVRLKGDKQ; the protein is encoded by the coding sequence ATGGCTAGGATATTGGTTATTGAAGATAATAGTGACATTCAAGATATTTTGCGAACACTTCTCACTGAGGAGCATGAGGTGATTCAAGCCTTTTCTGGTACAGAAGGAATCATGCGTTTTGACCAAGGGGGGATTGACCTCGTTTTACTAGATATCATGCTTCCTGGAAAAAATGGAGATCAGGTTTTAAAAGCTATCAGGGAACAAAGTCAAATTCCAGTCATTATGCTAACGGCTTTGAGCGATAAGAAGCTAATCAGTCAATATCTCTTAGATGGTGCCAATGATTACATAGTCAAACCTTTTGATTTGGACGAAGTCTTTGCCAGAGTTACTGTTCAATTACGTCAAAGCGTAGAAAAACAGCCTATGGAAATAGAAAAAACTGAAAATCTGCCACAAAACTTGAAAAATATCCAGTTTGATGCAGAAAGTTTTGAAATCAAAAATAGTCAGGAAACGATTCGCCTTGCCAAGAAAGAATGCTTGATTCTCCAAACTCTCCTTAAATATCCAAAGAAAATTTTCACCAAGGAAGAACTTTATGAATTGGTCTGGGAGGATAGCTACCTACCTGGAGATAATACTCTCAATACGCATTTGAGTAATCTTCGTAAAAAATTAAACCAGCTTGACCCAAATCAAGAATATATTGAAACCATCTGGGGCGTTGGGGTAAGATTAAAAGGAGACAAGCAATGA
- a CDS encoding PspC domain-containing protein, which translates to MNSKFYKMRRNRMISGVLAGLSDKWNFDVTLVRFLFAIFTVANFGLGVIIYIILASIMPTKEEIEAEMYGTGPRKRKEAQAIDDNEGWFC; encoded by the coding sequence ATGAACAGTAAATTTTATAAAATGAGACGAAATCGCATGATTTCAGGAGTTCTGGCGGGTCTGTCAGACAAGTGGAACTTTGATGTTACCCTGGTTCGTTTTCTATTTGCTATTTTTACAGTTGCAAACTTTGGACTTGGCGTGATTATCTATATCATCCTAGCTTCTATCATGCCAACCAAGGAAGAAATCGAAGCAGAAATGTACGGAACAGGCCCACGTAAACGAAAAGAAGCCCAAGCCATTGATGATAATGAAGGCTGGTTTTGCTGA
- a CDS encoding sensor histidine kinase, with protein sequence MTYILIVVLLILLIILSITLIRYHLALKNLSQQIEDKILSGSMKRVGVSIFSKHFLHLYQQIENLFQEVEQSRLVMKREKQTLDMAISNIAHDIRTPLTIASGYTQQLIKSPEDKAETLQKIAKHLDLVSKRLEALLEYRRLMEGAVKPKLEEVDLSAFITKKTLAYYDVFQAANITLDFKVEAGLKMRTDEDLLDRILQNLLGNVLKHGKEEARLSLRKEKEQLVLEIANLVKQPIKRIENLSNRFYSENLSDTEESSGLGLYITEELCHLLGAEMKLSTDEQWLSVFIYF encoded by the coding sequence ATGACCTACATCTTAATCGTTGTCCTACTGATACTCCTAATCATTTTATCGATTACATTGATTCGCTACCATCTAGCACTTAAAAACTTGAGTCAACAGATTGAAGACAAGATTCTTTCGGGTAGTATGAAAAGAGTCGGAGTAAGCATTTTTTCCAAACATTTTTTACATCTCTATCAGCAGATTGAAAATCTATTTCAGGAAGTGGAACAATCTCGATTGGTTATGAAAAGGGAAAAGCAGACTCTGGATATGGCCATCAGCAATATCGCCCATGATATTCGGACGCCTTTGACTATCGCTTCAGGCTACACCCAACAATTGATAAAGTCTCCTGAAGACAAAGCAGAAACCTTACAAAAAATAGCCAAGCATCTTGATTTAGTTTCCAAACGTTTGGAAGCTCTCCTAGAATATCGTCGTTTGATGGAAGGGGCTGTCAAACCGAAACTGGAAGAAGTGGATCTTTCAGCTTTTATCACCAAAAAGACTCTAGCTTATTATGATGTTTTTCAGGCTGCAAATATCACGCTTGATTTTAAGGTTGAAGCTGGTCTGAAAATGAGGACTGATGAAGACTTGCTGGATCGAATTTTACAAAATTTGCTCGGAAATGTCCTCAAGCATGGCAAGGAAGAAGCGCGGCTATCTTTGAGAAAGGAAAAGGAACAGCTTGTCTTAGAAATTGCAAACCTTGTTAAACAGCCCATCAAAAGAATAGAAAATCTCAGCAACCGTTTTTATTCTGAAAATCTATCAGACACCGAAGAATCCTCTGGTTTAGGCCTTTATATCACTGAGGAATTATGTCATCTTCTCGGTGCAGAGATGAAACTAAGCACAGATGAGCAATGGTTGTCGGTTTTCATTTACTTTTAA
- a CDS encoding ABC transporter permease, whose protein sequence is MFRLTNKLAVSNLIKNRKLYYPFALAVLLAVTVTYLFYSLTFNPKIAEIRGGSTIQATLGFGMFVVTLASAIIVLYANSFVMKNRSKELGIYGMLGLEKRHLISMTFKELVVFGILTVGAGIGIGALFDKLIFAFLLKLMKLKVELVATFQMNVVIAVLVVFGLIFLGLMFLNALRIARMNALQLSREKASGEKKGRFLPLQTILGSISLGIGYYLALTVKDPLTALTTFFLAVLLVIFGTYLLFNAGITVFLQILKKNKKYYYQPNNLISVSNLIFRMKKNAVGLATIAILSTMVLVTMSAATSIFNASESFKKVMNPHDFGITGQNVEKEDLDKLLSQFASDKGYKIKEKEVLRYAYFGVANQEGSKLTIFEKGQNRVQVKTVFMVFDQKDYETMTGQKLSLSGNEVGLFAKNEGVKEQKALTLNDHQFSVKEEFTKDFIVNHVPNQFNILTSDYNYLVVPNLQAFLDQFPDSDIYNQFYGGMNVSISEEEQLKVAEEYEKYLNQFNAQLNTEGNYVYGSTLADASAQMSVLFGGVFFIGIFLSIIFMVGTVLVIYYKQISEGYEDRERFIILQKVGLDQKQIKQTINKQVLTVFFLPLLFAFIHLAFAYHMLSLILKVIGVLDTTMMLIVTLSICAIFLIAYVLIFMITSRSYRKIVQM, encoded by the coding sequence ATGTTTCGATTAACCAATAAGTTAGCGGTATCGAACTTGATTAAAAACCGCAAACTCTACTATCCTTTTGCGCTGGCTGTTCTCTTGGCAGTCACTGTCACCTATCTCTTTTATTCCCTAACCTTTAATCCCAAGATTGCGGAAATCCGTGGAGGATCAACCATTCAAGCTACTCTAGGATTTGGTATGTTTGTCGTCACCCTTGCGTCAGCCATTATCGTCCTCTATGCCAATAGTTTTGTCATGAAAAACCGTTCTAAGGAACTAGGAATTTATGGCATGTTGGGCTTGGAGAAGCGTCATCTAATCAGTATGACCTTTAAGGAGTTAGTGGTATTTGGGATTCTAACTGTTGGAGCGGGTATCGGTATTGGAGCCTTGTTTGACAAGTTAATTTTCGCTTTCTTGCTCAAACTGATGAAATTGAAGGTTGAGCTGGTCGCTACCTTTCAAATGAATGTTGTCATTGCAGTACTTGTTGTTTTCGGTTTGATTTTCCTAGGCCTCATGTTCCTGAATGCTCTTCGAATCGCGCGTATGAATGCCCTCCAGCTTTCTCGTGAAAAAGCTAGTGGTGAGAAAAAAGGTCGTTTCCTACCTCTACAAACTATTCTTGGTTCCATAAGTTTAGGGATTGGATATTATCTTGCCCTTACGGTAAAAGATCCTCTCACAGCCCTAACAACTTTCTTCCTAGCTGTTTTGCTGGTTATCTTTGGTACCTATCTTTTGTTCAATGCAGGGATTACCGTTTTCCTTCAAATCTTAAAGAAAAATAAGAAATACTATTACCAACCAAATAACCTTATCTCAGTCTCTAACTTGATTTTCCGTATGAAGAAAAATGCGGTTGGTCTAGCAACTATCGCTATTTTGTCAACAATGGTTTTGGTAACCATGTCAGCAGCGACAAGCATTTTCAATGCTTCAGAATCCTTTAAAAAAGTGATGAATCCGCATGACTTTGGCATTACTGGACAAAATGTTGAAAAAGAAGACTTGGACAAACTCTTGAGCCAGTTTGCAAGTGATAAAGGTTATAAGATTAAAGAGAAAGAAGTTCTTCGTTACGCTTACTTTGGTGTTGCAAACCAAGAAGGTAGCAAGTTAACCATTTTTGAAAAAGGACAAAACCGTGTCCAAGTCAAAACAGTTTTTATGGTATTTGACCAAAAAGATTATGAAACTATGACTGGTCAAAAACTTTCTCTATCAGGAAATGAGGTCGGACTCTTTGCAAAGAATGAGGGAGTTAAAGAACAGAAAGCTCTAACTCTAAACGATCATCAATTTTCTGTCAAAGAAGAATTTACTAAAGATTTCATTGTAAACCATGTCCCAAATCAGTTTAATATTTTGACTTCTGATTACAATTACCTTGTTGTACCTAATTTACAAGCCTTTTTGGACCAATTCCCAGATTCTGATATCTATAATCAGTTTTACGGTGGTATGAATGTAAGTATCAGTGAAGAAGAGCAACTCAAGGTCGCTGAGGAGTATGAAAAATACCTCAACCAGTTTAATGCTCAATTAAACACTGAAGGTAACTATGTGTATGGTAGCACTCTAGCAGATGCTAGTGCTCAAATGAGTGTCCTCTTTGGTGGTGTCTTCTTTATTGGTATTTTCCTATCCATTATCTTTATGGTCGGAACCGTTCTGGTCATCTACTACAAACAAATTTCTGAAGGCTATGAAGACCGTGAACGCTTTATTATCTTGCAGAAAGTTGGTTTAGATCAAAAGCAAATCAAGCAAACCATCAACAAACAGGTTTTAACTGTTTTCTTCCTTCCTTTGCTTTTTGCCTTCATACATTTAGCCTTTGCCTACCATATGCTTAGTCTAATTTTAAAAGTGATTGGTGTACTGGATACGACTATGATGTTGATTGTGACCTTGTCTATCTGCGCTATCTTCCTCATCGCCTATGTGCTGATTTTCATGATTACTTCAAGAAGCTATCGAAAGATTGTACAAATGTAA
- a CDS encoding Tex family protein codes for MDKKYEKISQDLGVTLKQIDTVLSLTAEGATIPFIARYRKDMTGSLDEVAIKAIIDLDKSLTNLNDRKEAVLAKIQEQGKLTKELEEAILAAEKLADVEELYLPYKEKRRTKATIAREAGLFPLARLILQNVAGLEKEAEKFVCEGFATGKEALAGAVDILVEALSEDVALRSMTYQEVLRHSKLTSQVKDESLDEKQVFQIYYDFSETVGTMQGYRTLALNRGEKLGILKVGFEHATDRILAFFAARFKAKNAYIDEVVQQSVKKKVLPAIERRIRTELTEKAEEGAIQLFSDNLRNLLLVAPLKGRVVLGFDPAFRTGAKLAVVDATGKMLTTQVIYPVKPASARQIEEAKKDLADLIGQYGVEIIAIGNGTASRESEAFVAEVLKDFPEVSYVIVNESGASVYSASELARQEFPDLTVEKRSAISIARRLQDPLAELVKIDPKSIGVGQYQHDVSQKKLSESLDFVVDTVVNQVGVNVNTASPALLSHVAGLNKTISENIVKYREEEGRITSRAQIKKVPRLGAKAFEQAAGFLRIPESSNILDNTGVHPENYSAVKELFKRLDIKDLNEEAQGKLKSLSVKEMAQELDLGPETLKDIIADLLKPGRDFRDSFDAPVLRQDVLDIKDLVVGQKLEGVVRNVVDFGAFVDIGIHEDGLIHISHMSCKFIKHPSQVVSVGDLVTVWVKKIDTEREKVNLSLLAPNETD; via the coding sequence ATGGATAAAAAATATGAAAAAATCTCCCAGGATTTGGGAGTGACTTTAAAGCAAATTGATACCGTTCTAAGTTTGACAGCTGAAGGGGCGACTATTCCCTTTATCGCGCGTTATCGCAAGGACATGACTGGTAGTCTGGATGAGGTGGCGATTAAGGCCATTATTGACTTGGATAAAAGTCTGACAAATCTCAATGATCGTAAGGAAGCTGTCTTAGCTAAGATTCAAGAACAAGGCAAGCTGACCAAGGAATTGGAAGAAGCTATCTTAGCTGCCGAAAAATTGGCAGACGTTGAAGAACTCTATCTTCCTTATAAGGAAAAGCGTCGTACCAAGGCAACCATTGCCCGTGAAGCCGGACTCTTCCCACTTGCTCGCTTGATTTTGCAGAATGTAGCTGGCTTAGAGAAGGAAGCTGAAAAGTTCGTCTGTGAAGGATTTGCGACTGGTAAGGAGGCCTTGGCTGGTGCAGTTGATATCTTGGTCGAAGCCTTATCGGAAGATGTGGCCTTACGTTCCATGACTTATCAGGAGGTGCTGAGACACTCCAAACTCACTTCCCAAGTTAAGGATGAAAGTCTTGATGAAAAGCAGGTTTTTCAGATTTATTATGATTTTTCAGAGACGGTTGGAACTATGCAGGGTTATCGTACCTTAGCCCTCAATCGTGGGGAGAAGCTAGGCATTTTGAAGGTCGGTTTTGAACATGCGACGGACCGTATTCTTGCCTTCTTTGCTGCTCGTTTCAAGGCGAAGAATGCCTATATTGATGAAGTTGTTCAGCAATCTGTTAAGAAAAAGGTCTTGCCTGCTATCGAGCGCCGTATTCGGACAGAATTAACTGAGAAAGCAGAAGAAGGAGCTATCCAACTCTTTTCTGATAATCTACGCAATCTCCTCTTGGTTGCTCCACTGAAAGGGCGCGTGGTTCTTGGATTTGACCCAGCCTTTCGTACAGGTGCCAAGCTAGCTGTCGTGGATGCAACAGGAAAAATGCTGACAACTCAGGTCATTTATCCTGTCAAACCAGCATCAGCTCGTCAAATCGAAGAAGCCAAGAAAGATTTGGCAGATTTGATTGGTCAATACGGTGTAGAGATCATTGCTATCGGAAATGGGACGGCTAGTCGTGAAAGTGAAGCTTTTGTGGCGGAAGTTCTGAAAGATTTTCCAGAAGTCAGCTATGTTATCGTCAATGAAAGTGGTGCTTCTGTCTATTCTGCCAGCGAACTTGCTCGTCAGGAGTTTCCAGACTTGACCGTTGAAAAGCGTTCGGCTATCTCTATCGCTCGTCGTTTGCAAGATCCTCTTGCCGAATTGGTTAAAATCGATCCTAAGTCAATCGGTGTCGGTCAATACCAGCATGATGTCAGCCAGAAGAAACTATCTGAAAGTCTGGACTTTGTCGTCGATACAGTGGTTAACCAAGTTGGTGTCAATGTCAATACAGCCAGCCCAGCTCTTCTTTCCCATGTTGCTGGACTCAACAAAACCATTTCTGAAAATATTGTCAAATACCGTGAGGAGGAAGGAAGAATCACTTCACGCGCTCAAATCAAGAAAGTTCCTCGTCTGGGAGCTAAGGCCTTTGAACAGGCAGCTGGTTTCCTCCGTATCCCTGAAAGTAGCAATATCCTTGATAATACAGGAGTTCACCCAGAAAATTACAGTGCTGTTAAGGAGCTCTTCAAACGTTTAGATATTAAAGACCTAAATGAAGAAGCCCAAGGCAAACTCAAGTCGCTTTCAGTCAAGGAAATGGCGCAAGAGCTAGACCTTGGTCCAGAAACTCTTAAAGATATCATTGCAGATCTTCTCAAACCAGGTCGAGATTTCCGTGATTCCTTTGACGCACCTGTGCTTCGCCAAGATGTCCTAGATATTAAGGACCTTGTGGTCGGACAGAAGCTAGAAGGTGTGGTTCGTAATGTCGTTGACTTCGGTGCCTTCGTTGACATAGGGATTCACGAGGACGGCTTGATTCATATTTCCCACATGAGTTGTAAATTTATCAAACATCCTAGCCAAGTGGTATCCGTTGGTGATTTGGTGACCGTTTGGGTTAAGAAAATTGATACTGAACGTGAAAAAGTTAATCTGTCGCTCCTAGCTCCAAATGAAACTGACTGA
- a CDS encoding SprT family protein has protein sequence MKLTDYVKQVSLEDFGRPFIHHVQWNRRLRSTGGRFFPKDGHLDFNPKVYQELGLDVFRKIVRHELCHYHLYFQGKGYQHKDRDFKDLLKAVDGLRFVPSLTNSHSKPLKLYRCQSCQQRYQRKRRIDTKRYRCGLCRGKLLLVNQPED, from the coding sequence ATGAAACTGACTGATTACGTTAAGCAGGTCTCACTAGAAGACTTCGGCAGACCTTTTATCCATCATGTCCAGTGGAATAGGCGTCTACGTTCGACAGGTGGGCGATTTTTCCCAAAAGATGGGCACTTGGATTTTAATCCCAAGGTTTATCAGGAACTGGGTCTGGATGTTTTTAGGAAAATTGTCCGACATGAACTCTGTCATTATCACCTCTATTTTCAAGGGAAGGGCTATCAACACAAGGATCGGGATTTTAAGGACCTTTTGAAAGCAGTGGATGGATTACGCTTTGTGCCCTCCTTGACAAATAGCCACTCTAAACCACTCAAGCTTTATCGTTGTCAATCCTGCCAACAAAGGTATCAGCGCAAGCGTAGGATTGATACCAAACGCTATCGCTGTGGACTTTGTCGAGGTAAATTGCTACTAGTAAATCAGCCTGAGGACTGA
- a CDS encoding permease, with protein MTAFQQLPSSVLQTGAIFLSIIIEALPFVLIGSIVSGVIEVYITPDKVYHFLPRNRWGRIFFGTFVGILFPSCECGIVPIINRFLEKKVPSYTAVPFLVTAPVINPIVLFATYSAFGNSFHIALLRALGSILVAVILGIFLGFFWQEPIQKENRLACHEHDFSHLNPAKKVFQVFVQAIDEFFDTGRYLVFGCLFASMIQVYIPTRILTSISATPLFAILLLMLLAFLLSLCSEADAFIGASLLSSFGLAPVLAFLVIGPMLDIKNILMMKNYLKARFISHFITIVTLVVLVYSLLIGVIL; from the coding sequence ATGACTGCTTTCCAACAACTCCCATCTAGTGTGCTTCAGACTGGAGCTATTTTCCTCTCCATTATCATTGAAGCCCTCCCTTTCGTGCTGATAGGAAGTATTGTCTCAGGGGTGATTGAGGTTTATATCACGCCTGACAAGGTTTATCATTTTCTCCCTCGAAATCGTTGGGGGAGAATCTTTTTTGGCACCTTCGTAGGGATTCTTTTCCCCTCTTGTGAATGTGGAATCGTCCCCATCATCAATCGTTTTCTAGAAAAGAAGGTTCCCAGTTACACAGCCGTTCCCTTTCTTGTGACAGCACCTGTTATCAATCCCATTGTACTTTTTGCGACCTATTCTGCCTTTGGCAATTCCTTTCACATCGCCCTGTTACGAGCTCTGGGTTCCATTCTTGTGGCTGTAATACTAGGGATTTTTCTAGGATTTTTCTGGCAAGAACCGATTCAAAAAGAAAATCGTCTAGCTTGTCATGAGCATGATTTTTCTCACTTGAACCCTGCAAAAAAGGTTTTTCAGGTCTTTGTGCAAGCCATTGATGAATTTTTTGATACGGGGCGTTATTTGGTATTTGGCTGTCTCTTTGCTTCTATGATACAGGTCTACATTCCGACTCGGATTCTAACCTCTATCAGTGCAACCCCTCTTTTTGCCATCCTGCTCTTGATGCTTTTGGCCTTTCTTCTTTCACTCTGTAGTGAGGCGGATGCTTTTATCGGCGCTTCTCTTCTCTCGAGTTTCGGTTTGGCACCAGTTCTAGCCTTTCTGGTGATTGGCCCAATGCTGGATATCAAAAATATTCTCATGATGAAAAATTACTTGAAAGCACGATTTATCAGTCACTTCATAACGATTGTGACTCTTGTCGTCTTAGTCTATTCTCTCTTGATTGGAGTCATCCTATGA
- a CDS encoding VIT1/CCC1 transporter family protein, producing MSETNHEIDSNFAGRLNILRAGVLGANDGIISIAGVVIGVASATSNIWIIFLSGFAAILAGAFSMAGGEYVSVSTQKDTEEAAVAREQVLLDQDMELAKKSLYAAYIQNGECETSAQLLTNKAFLNNPLKALVEEKYGIEYEEFTNPWHAAISSFISFFLGSLPPMLSITIFPSEYRIPATVLIVGVALLLTGYTSARLGKAPTKTAMIRNLAIGLLTMGVTFLLGQLFSI from the coding sequence ATGTCAGAAACAAATCACGAAATTGATTCAAATTTTGCAGGTCGTTTAAATATCCTGCGTGCGGGTGTTCTTGGTGCTAATGATGGAATTATTTCCATTGCTGGTGTGGTTATCGGGGTTGCCAGTGCTACCAGCAATATCTGGATTATCTTTTTATCAGGATTTGCAGCTATCTTAGCTGGTGCCTTTTCAATGGCTGGTGGAGAATATGTGTCCGTTTCAACTCAAAAAGATACCGAGGAAGCAGCCGTTGCACGTGAGCAAGTCTTGCTAGACCAAGATATGGAATTAGCCAAAAAGTCTCTCTATGCTGCCTATATTCAAAATGGCGAGTGTGAAACATCAGCCCAACTGCTCACCAACAAAGCCTTTTTAAATAATCCGCTCAAGGCTTTGGTAGAGGAAAAATACGGTATTGAGTATGAAGAATTTACCAACCCTTGGCATGCTGCCATCTCTAGCTTTATTTCCTTTTTCCTTGGTAGCTTACCACCAATGCTTTCAATTACCATTTTCCCAAGTGAATACCGCATCCCTGCTACTGTCCTTATCGTCGGTGTGGCCCTTCTTCTCACTGGTTACACTAGTGCCAGACTTGGAAAAGCCCCAACCAAAACAGCTATGATTCGGAACCTTGCTATTGGTCTCTTAACTATGGGAGTTACCTTTCTGCTAGGACAACTTTTCAGCATTTAA
- a CDS encoding TIGR03943 family putative permease subunit — protein sequence MIRFLVLAGYFELTIYLHLSGKLNQYINMHYSYLAYISMVLSFILAIVQLYIWMKQVKTHSHLNSRLAKVTSVALLAIPIVVGLTFPTVSLDSQTVSAKGYHFPLSEGTDQAIQTSEGTTSQYLKPDTSSYFSKSAYEKEMRTAADKYLSQDSIQITNENYMEVMEAIYDYPDEFEGKTVQFTGFVYNDPSHANSQFLFRFGIIHCIADSGVYGLLTKGNTRQYEDNTWITAKGKLANHYHKELKQNLPTLEIDSFTKVDKPENPYVYRVF from the coding sequence ATGATTCGATTTTTAGTTTTAGCTGGCTATTTTGAACTGACTATTTATCTCCATCTGTCGGGCAAATTAAACCAGTACATCAACATGCACTATTCCTATCTGGCCTATATCTCCATGGTACTTTCCTTTATCTTGGCAATTGTCCAGCTGTATATCTGGATGAAGCAAGTTAAAACCCATAGTCATCTGAACAGCCGATTGGCCAAGGTGACGAGTGTTGCTCTTCTGGCCATTCCAATTGTCGTCGGCTTAACTTTCCCAACTGTTAGCTTGGATTCCCAGACCGTTTCAGCTAAAGGCTATCATTTCCCCTTATCAGAAGGCACGGATCAAGCCATTCAGACCAGTGAAGGGACGACAAGCCAATATTTGAAACCAGATACCAGTTCTTATTTTTCAAAATCAGCTTATGAAAAGGAAATGCGAACTGCGGCGGATAAATACTTGTCCCAAGATAGTATTCAGATCACTAATGAAAACTATATGGAAGTCATGGAGGCTATCTACGACTATCCAGATGAATTCGAGGGCAAGACAGTCCAGTTCACAGGCTTTGTCTATAACGACCCCAGTCATGCCAATAGCCAATTTCTATTCCGCTTCGGCATTATTCACTGTATCGCGGATTCAGGTGTCTATGGATTGCTAACTAAGGGAAATACCCGTCAGTATGAGGACAACACTTGGATTACAGCAAAAGGAAAACTGGCCAATCACTATCATAAAGAACTCAAACAAAACCTCCCAACATTGGAAATCGACAGCTTTACCAAAGTCGATAAACCAGAGAATCCCTATGTGTATCGCGTGTTTTAA